The Cottoperca gobio chromosome 15, fCotGob3.1, whole genome shotgun sequence genome segment TGACTGCTACTCGTGTCTAAATGACAACATACttactgtgttgtttgtgtttcaaagAAGGCACTAAACATAAGGGACGGTGGAGATGCATAAACCGTATAGTTTCAATGTAATAGGCTTCAaattactgttttatttatcatttcaaaaggtagatgaatgaaaacaaacaactgttTTCTTGATGCATTCACTGTGGGTTCAAAATCTTCACATTTATGATTGACTTATCACATAGAAAAACAGTATTTCTGGAAGTACAAACAACTAGAAATAGAGACTCAGAACTCTTAATAAACTGGATGTATTAAGTCATCGGATTGCAATATTAATTTCATTCCCGTCTGacaagtgtacacacacacacacacacacacacacaccacacacacacctttacaaGAACAGCATCTATAAAACAATACCAGAATCCACTGGTGTTAAAAGACACTGTCCACCACGGGTGTAACACATCAATGATTgcatcatatacagtataaaacaCTGGGGAGCATTAATAGCAAAAACAGTTCTTCAAGAAGTGAATGTCTTAAGCGCAGTTAAATACACCGCAGACACGAAGAACTTGCAGTGAGCAACTGACGGGTGGAGAGGTGAGAACGTCAGAGCCCGTCATGATGTCACTTCCTCCCAACAGTGTGTTCAGCTGCCACCGCACTAACAATTTACTTGGCTGTGAGAAAGACGTGTGCCCACCCGGTAGAAAAAAAcggtgttatttatttatttagttttaacaGATCAGCGTGCGAGTGGGGCCATTCCAAAAATCTATCAGGGACGTCTCCGCTtactgcttctgcttcttctttgcTGGTTTAATGGGGCTGATCTCTTCTTCctcgtcatcatcatcgtcatcagaCATGTCCGACTCTTCAACCTCTGAGGCTGCACAAGAACAGAGGGGGGAAGTCAAatcattattacattaaattataaaaGGTCAGAAAGATTCATCTGCCCTCTTAATTCACCGCATGCAGTTAAAAATATGCAACTGCACATTTATTACGAATGAAGAGCAAAAGAAGGAGTCTAATCCTTGCAGTATTGATTAATACGCAAGTCACAGACTTTTTAAATGAGTCACAACCTATAtttaaacttaaattaaataatatcaaACATCTCAGATTTTAACTGGAAAGAAATTTGACAATTTATTAAACATCTGGAATCAGAGAAGGTTTGATACATTTGctgaaatgattaattgattactACAAATATAATGTTTCTGTTAGTCAACTAATGGCATAATTAATTATTCAGCTCTTAAGCAGTGTACCTGCAACATTACTTATATTTCGTTTGTTTCATTGTCAGTTATTGGTTGAACATactcaatgatagaaaacatCACTGAACCAGTTCATTATGCtttttaacataacatttttcaTCTTCTGGATATTTTTGATAAAACTTTTATATGCAGACAGCGAAGATATTctcagtaaaaaagaaaagaatttAAGTTACCTATGAGGTGTAAACCGCTGACAGTAACTGGTCCCGTCCCAGCCTTGAGCCGGATGGTCACTGGGGCTTTCAGTTCAAACTCTCCTAGACTCACCTGAATAAATGAAGGTCAAAGTTGAGATGCATCTCAATCATGTGCTGtacattaaagggatagttcggctTTTTGGCACATTTGGTGAAACAGACAGGGGTTACGGTAATGTACTGTTGTGGACGGGAACAGCAGCGAATGGTCTCTCTTCAAAGCACAGATAAAGATAACGGCTTTCAGTTTCCCGTctgaaagggctgtctgacggcaaagtaaagtggtgaaaatattcttattttttttaaggtggctaaaatacgtttAGCTGATGTTCCCGTCCACATCAGTACATTTTCCAGGCCGTAATACGCCCTTCCAAACTGGAGGTGGGCCAACTGTAGTAATACACAGACTATGGACCTCatacaaacactttaaaagaTCCAAGCTATCCCTTGAACCTGCATGTAGAGAGAAATTGCTGTACTGTACCATGGGCAGACAGCTGACATGGAGGTTGGCGATGGGCACTGAAATGGTCTTTCCCTGGTGGTTCATGGCAGTTACCTCCACCACATTATTCT includes the following:
- the npm3 gene encoding nucleoplasmin-3, whose translation is MSCHDKDCTDHGLAGQSKLESFLFSCELSSKVPFYTFQGDEDEDLEHFLELRTVCLGEGAKEENNVVEVTAMNHQGKTISVPIANLHVSCLPMVSLGEFELKAPVTIRLKAGTGPVTVSGLHLIASEVEESDMSDDDDDDEEEEISPIKPAKKKQKQ